A stretch of Acidimicrobiales bacterium DNA encodes these proteins:
- a CDS encoding sigma-70 family RNA polymerase sigma factor → MARHFDDFFRDSYDQTVRGLELDGTRTDDAHDAAQEAYVRAYARWWRVGHYREPAAWVRRVAVNVVRDQHRQRTTRENALPKLVSEPMTVPAVADIASVDGLDDALDLLPPQQRRAVDLYYGDGFSTEEAANRMGISPGAFRFHLSRARRSLKPRMAEKLGRQEPAVSGRKEAAR, encoded by the coding sequence ATGGCCCGACACTTCGACGACTTCTTCCGGGACTCCTATGACCAGACGGTCCGGGGCCTGGAGCTCGACGGCACCCGAACCGACGATGCCCACGACGCCGCCCAGGAGGCGTACGTCCGGGCCTATGCGCGGTGGTGGCGGGTCGGGCACTACCGGGAACCGGCCGCATGGGTGCGGCGCGTGGCGGTCAACGTCGTGCGCGATCAGCACCGCCAGCGGACGACCCGGGAGAACGCGTTGCCGAAGCTCGTGTCCGAGCCCATGACGGTCCCGGCCGTCGCCGACATCGCGAGCGTCGACGGACTCGACGACGCCCTCGATCTCCTGCCCCCGCAGCAGCGGAGAGCTGTCGATCTCTACTACGGCGACGGGTTCAGCACCGAGGAAGCCGCGAACCGCATGGGCATCTCGCCCGGCGCGTTCCGTTTCCATCTGAGCCGAGCCCGTCGATCCCTCAAGCCACGCATGGCCGAAAAGCTCGGCCGTCAGGAACCGGCGGTCTCCGGCCGCAAGGAAGCAGCGCGATGA
- a CDS encoding SDR family NAD(P)-dependent oxidoreductase, protein MDADQLSTFHDFTGQTAIVTGGTRGIGRAVAEGLAAGGADVVVASRKADACAETQAHLESMGAQALGIALNMGDADGAERLVAATVERFGGVDIVINNAANALAAPIGEQTDATWQKSFEVNLRGPALLIQAAVPHLEAAEHASVVNVISVGAFQFARGVSMYAAMKAALLSVTRSFAGELAGKGIRVNALAPGPVDTDMTRNLGEGAPEAMGAGTLLGRPAQPDEMVGPALFLAGRGASYVTGQVLVADGGMHPH, encoded by the coding sequence ATGGACGCTGATCAGCTCTCGACTTTTCACGACTTCACCGGGCAGACCGCCATCGTCACGGGCGGCACCCGTGGCATCGGTCGGGCGGTCGCGGAGGGGCTGGCCGCCGGCGGCGCCGATGTCGTCGTCGCGAGCCGCAAGGCCGACGCCTGCGCCGAGACGCAGGCCCACCTGGAGTCGATGGGTGCGCAGGCGCTGGGGATCGCGCTCAACATGGGTGACGCCGATGGCGCCGAGCGGCTGGTGGCGGCAACGGTCGAGCGGTTCGGTGGTGTCGACATCGTGATCAACAACGCGGCGAACGCCCTCGCCGCGCCGATCGGCGAGCAGACCGATGCGACCTGGCAGAAGTCCTTCGAGGTGAACCTGCGGGGACCGGCCCTGCTGATCCAGGCGGCCGTGCCCCACCTGGAGGCCGCCGAACACGCTTCGGTGGTCAACGTGATCAGTGTCGGCGCGTTCCAGTTCGCCCGCGGCGTCTCGATGTACGCGGCGATGAAGGCGGCGTTGCTCTCGGTGACCCGCTCGTTCGCCGGCGAGCTCGCGGGCAAGGGGATTCGGGTGAACGCCCTGGCACCCGGGCCCGTCGACACCGACATGACCCGGAACCTCGGTGAAGGGGCCCCGGAGGCGATGGGAGCCGGCACCCTGCTCGGCCGTCCGGCCCAGCCCGACGAGATGGTCGGCCCCGCCCTGTTCCTCGCCGGCCGCGGTGCGTCCTACGTGACCGGCCAGGTCCTCGTCGCCGACGGCGGCATGCACCCCCACTGA
- a CDS encoding sulfotransferase family 2 domain-containing protein, which produces MTRQIFYTHVMKTGGTSIGRVLQSCFTATEVFPRDEGEQTMVASKTFSHVLRELGADERAALRLISVHQPAWVAFAVAPDAFKLTVLREPVARTISHLRQVRHAPDTPDDIEEIYADEGWRSRLTNYQTQLFADTEARELAAAGAVDVEAMDESGRAQLAADLSKFWRTGISRPMTVGPAELDAAKATLARYDCVGVTSDLPAVVQRVAARTGLELRAVPHANVGDPASAVPPALIEQINADTEYDRRLYEHAVELAGATG; this is translated from the coding sequence ATGACCCGCCAGATCTTCTACACCCACGTGATGAAGACCGGCGGAACGTCGATCGGGCGGGTGCTGCAGTCGTGTTTCACGGCGACGGAGGTGTTCCCGAGGGACGAAGGGGAACAGACGATGGTGGCGTCGAAGACGTTCAGCCACGTTCTGCGGGAGCTCGGCGCGGACGAGCGCGCCGCCCTGCGATTGATCAGCGTTCACCAACCGGCGTGGGTCGCATTCGCGGTCGCCCCGGATGCGTTCAAGCTCACGGTCCTGCGCGAGCCGGTGGCTCGCACGATCTCCCACCTCCGACAGGTGCGCCACGCGCCGGACACGCCCGACGACATCGAGGAGATCTACGCCGACGAGGGATGGCGGAGCCGGCTCACGAACTACCAGACGCAGCTCTTCGCGGACACCGAAGCTCGGGAGCTTGCGGCGGCGGGGGCCGTCGACGTCGAGGCGATGGACGAGTCCGGGCGCGCCCAGCTCGCCGCTGACCTCTCGAAGTTCTGGCGGACGGGCATCTCCCGGCCGATGACGGTCGGCCCCGCGGAGCTCGACGCCGCCAAGGCCACGCTGGCTCGCTACGACTGCGTCGGTGTCACGTCGGATCTGCCTGCGGTGGTGCAACGGGTCGCCGCACGGACGGGCCTCGAGTTGCGCGCGGTGCCGCACGCCAACGTCGGTGACCCCGCGAGTGCGGTCCCGCCCGCGCTGATCGAGCAGATCAACGCGGACACCGAGTACGACCGACGTCTCTACGAGCACGCCGTCGAGCTCGCCGGGGCAACCGGCTAG
- a CDS encoding nucleoside hydrolase, protein MRRFLIDTDTASDDAVALVMALRHPDVQVEAITVSCGNVGLDQAVQNALYTVEFCGADVPVHAGAQRPMMRTLETAQYVHGADGMGDCGLPLSGRTPAEGRGCDVLVDTILGAPGEITLVTLGPLTNVALAVMRAPEIVDAVDRVVVMGGTGVNGPGNVSAMAEYNFWADPEAAQIVARSGLPLELVGWDISIASAVVTAERHEAMKALGTPMGDFAVKIARVVREFAMSNGLEGDDLPDPIAMAHAIDPSRSEMRRLWVDVMVGDGPQRGVMDVDQLGITDAEPNIDIVSHYPSEHFFELLFGLLAD, encoded by the coding sequence ATGCGTCGCTTCCTGATCGATACCGACACCGCCTCCGATGACGCCGTCGCGCTGGTGATGGCATTGCGTCATCCGGATGTGCAGGTCGAAGCCATCACCGTGTCCTGCGGCAACGTCGGGCTGGACCAGGCCGTGCAGAACGCGCTCTACACGGTCGAGTTCTGCGGTGCCGACGTGCCCGTCCACGCAGGCGCCCAGCGGCCGATGATGCGCACGTTGGAGACCGCGCAGTATGTGCACGGCGCCGACGGGATGGGTGACTGTGGCCTGCCGTTGTCCGGTCGCACGCCGGCGGAGGGGCGGGGATGCGACGTCCTCGTCGACACCATCCTCGGTGCGCCGGGTGAGATCACGCTCGTGACCCTCGGCCCCCTCACCAACGTCGCCCTCGCGGTCATGCGTGCACCCGAGATCGTGGACGCCGTCGACCGCGTCGTCGTCATGGGCGGCACCGGCGTGAACGGGCCGGGCAACGTCTCGGCGATGGCGGAGTACAACTTCTGGGCCGACCCCGAGGCGGCGCAGATCGTCGCGCGCTCCGGTCTGCCGCTCGAGCTGGTCGGGTGGGACATCTCGATCGCGTCGGCGGTCGTCACCGCCGAGCGTCACGAGGCGATGAAGGCGCTCGGCACGCCGATGGGTGACTTCGCGGTCAAGATCGCCCGCGTCGTCCGGGAGTTCGCCATGTCGAACGGGCTGGAGGGCGACGACCTTCCCGACCCGATCGCGATGGCGCACGCCATCGATCCCAGCCGCTCCGAGATGCGTCGGCTCTGGGTCGATGTGATGGTCGGCGACGGACCCCAGCGCGGCGTGATGGACGTCGATCAGCTCGGAATCACGGATGCGGAGCCGAACATCGACATCGTGAGCCACTATCCGAGCGAGCACTTCTTCGAGCTGCTGTTCGGACTTCTGGCCGATTGA
- a CDS encoding TetR/AcrR family transcriptional regulator, translating to MTDRPRPRNPKGKGARLRVDLLDAAADLLAEEGDVVSLRAIAARAGVSPTAVYRHFDDHLELLRAAVVHCWDEFERALVDAGASSDDPFVAFRAAGTAYIDFASRQPGKYRVLFSNKIDLGVDRTAGTSAFDYLVVMVAAMLDANGDRRDARFVAAQVHTWIHGMVDLLGRHPDEDWPTMDELLDELALRLGLTPTGLAS from the coding sequence GTGACCGATCGACCGCGACCACGGAACCCGAAGGGGAAGGGCGCCCGGTTGCGGGTCGACCTGCTCGACGCGGCGGCCGATCTGCTCGCCGAGGAGGGCGACGTGGTGTCGCTGCGGGCCATCGCAGCCCGCGCCGGCGTCAGTCCCACGGCGGTCTACCGCCACTTCGACGACCATCTGGAGCTGCTGAGAGCCGCCGTCGTCCACTGCTGGGACGAATTCGAGCGGGCGCTCGTCGACGCGGGTGCGTCCTCCGACGATCCGTTCGTCGCGTTCCGAGCCGCAGGCACCGCCTACATCGACTTCGCGTCGCGTCAGCCGGGCAAGTACCGGGTGCTCTTCTCCAACAAGATCGATCTCGGGGTGGACCGCACGGCCGGCACGTCGGCGTTCGACTATCTCGTCGTGATGGTCGCCGCCATGCTCGACGCCAACGGCGATCGGCGCGACGCCCGCTTCGTCGCTGCCCAGGTCCACACCTGGATCCACGGCATGGTCGACCTTCTCGGGCGTCACCCCGACGAGGACTGGCCGACGATGGACGAGCTTCTCGACGAACTCGCCCTCCGGCTCGGGCTCACCCCCACAGGCCTCGCGTCCTAG